From Helicoverpa armigera isolate CAAS_96S chromosome 17, ASM3070526v1, whole genome shotgun sequence, one genomic window encodes:
- the LOC110376908 gene encoding B-cell receptor-associated protein 31 has product MSIQWTFIAGYLYFEVAVVIIMILPIFSPRRWNQFFHSRLFSMFREYAAVYFYVFIGVLCLFLFDAIREMKKYSHSNDAGAHAHLASEMKTSVKLFRAQRNFYITGFAIFLSFVIRRLVSMLIIQDELSKKAEKIIKEAEATVKLAKETVIANTLESSANNHEELVSQLEETRNLLKEEQSKAKNLEEEVNIWKSKYQEQVEAKNQ; this is encoded by the coding sequence ATGTCTATTCAATGGACATTTATTGCTGGCTACCTCTATTTCGAGGTAGCTGTCGTCATTATCATGATTCTACCCATATTTAGTCCCAGGAGATGGAATCAGTTTTTCCATTCTCGATTATTTTCGATGTTTCGAGAATACGCTGCAGTATACTTTTACGTATTTATAGgagttttatgtttgtttctcTTTGATGCGATAAGGGAAATGAAGAAATATTCACACTCCAATGATGCTGGAGCTCACGCACATTTGGCAAGTGAAATGAAAACCAGTGTAAAACTATTTCGGGCACAGAGAAACTTCTACATAACTGGGTTTGCCATTTTCCTGTCGTTCGTTATTCGTAGGCTTGTTAGCATGCTCATAATTCAAGATGAACTGAGCAAGAAGGCTGAGAAGATAATCAAAGAGGCAGAAGCTACAGTAAAGCTTGCCAAGGAGACTGTGATAGCTAACACGCTAGAGAGTTCAGCCAATAATCATGAAGAACTTGTGTCTCAACTGGAGGAGACTCGCAATTTGCTAAAAGAGGAGCAGTCCAAAGCAAAGAATTTAGAAGAAGAAGTAAATATTTGGAAATCAAAGTATCAAGAACAAGTTGAAgctaaaaatcaataa
- the LOC110376906 gene encoding metaxin-1 isoform X3 — translation MANIELDIWRGEWGLASIDLECLKVLTYMKFIGVPVRVREANNPFFTPKGRLPVMKDGRNLLSNFEEVVEHLKSLHYSTDVHLNTKQAAEASAFTQYLREKLYPAYQYAWWVDEKNYCDLTRPTYAKALCIPFNFYYPSKYQNAAKEMIDALYGEHTDLREIERTLYSEAEKCLKTLSDRLGESEYFFGNRPSSFDATVFAYLAPLVKAPFPNATLANVVKGIANLSRFVARINQKNFRHVTDEYNRLNAKKQSTGTQSEREAANFPNQTRNKILAALFAAIAMTGYAVANGMFQSSGGVYRHVSHL, via the exons ATGGCTAATATAGAACTAGATATATGGCGAGGGGAATGGGGACTCGCCTCGATTGATTTAGAATGTTTAAAGgttttg ACCTATATGAAATTTATTGGAGTACCAGTACGAGTTCGAGAAGCGAACAATCCATTTTTTACGCCCAAAGGTCGTCTCCCTGTCATGAAGGACGGCCGCAACTTACTTTCAAATTTCGAGGAAGTTGTTGAGCATTTGAAATCTTTG CATTACAGCACAGATGTGCACCTAAACACAAAGCAAGCTGCAGAAGCCAGTGCATTCACACAATACTTGCGAGAGAAGCTTTACCCAGCATACCAGTATGCCTGGTGGGTGGATGAGAAGAACTACTGTGACCTTACTAGACCGACGTATGCTAAAGCCCTATGTATCCCCTTCAACTTCTACTATCCATCAAAGTATCAGAATGCAGCTAAAGAAATGATTGATGCATTGTATGGAGAACACACAGATTTAAGGGAAATTGAAAGAACT TTGTACAGTGAAGCCGAGAAATGCCTTAAAACTCTGTCAGACAGGTTAGGCGAGAGTGAATACTTCTTTGGTAACAGGCCTTCATCTTTCGATGCTACAGTGTTTGCATACCTGGCCCCTCTAGTAAAGGCACCCTTCCCAAACGCAACACTCGCCAATGTAGTGAAAGGCATTGCAAATCTCTCCAGATTTGTGGCCAGAATCAACCAGAAGAATTTTAGACATGTTACAGATG AATACAACAGACTGAACGCCAAGAAGCAATCAACGGGTACCCAATCGGAGCGTGAGGCAGCCAACTTCCCGAACCAGACTCGCAACAAGATCCTAGCGGCCTTATTCGCGGCGATCGCCATGACAGGCTACGCCGTCGCTAACGGCATGTTCCAG TCTAGTGGTGGTGTTTATCGACATGTGTCACATCTCTAG
- the LOC110376906 gene encoding metaxin-1 isoform X2, whose product MANIELDIWRGEWGLASIDLECLKVLTYMKFIGVPVRVREANNPFFTPKGRLPVMKDGRNLLSNFEEVVEHLKSLHYSTDVHLNTKQAAEASAFTQYLREKLYPAYQYAWWVDEKNYCDLTRPTYAKALCIPFNFYYPSKYQNAAKEMIDALYGEHTDLREIERTLYSEAEKCLKTLSDRLGESEYFFGNRPSSFDATVFAYLAPLVKAPFPNATLANVVKGIANLSRFVARINQKNFRHVTDEYNRLNAKKQSTGTQSEREAANFPNQTRNKILAALFAAIAMTGYAVANGMFQDFKDYENSRDYNDMFENDEDDN is encoded by the exons ATGGCTAATATAGAACTAGATATATGGCGAGGGGAATGGGGACTCGCCTCGATTGATTTAGAATGTTTAAAGgttttg ACCTATATGAAATTTATTGGAGTACCAGTACGAGTTCGAGAAGCGAACAATCCATTTTTTACGCCCAAAGGTCGTCTCCCTGTCATGAAGGACGGCCGCAACTTACTTTCAAATTTCGAGGAAGTTGTTGAGCATTTGAAATCTTTG CATTACAGCACAGATGTGCACCTAAACACAAAGCAAGCTGCAGAAGCCAGTGCATTCACACAATACTTGCGAGAGAAGCTTTACCCAGCATACCAGTATGCCTGGTGGGTGGATGAGAAGAACTACTGTGACCTTACTAGACCGACGTATGCTAAAGCCCTATGTATCCCCTTCAACTTCTACTATCCATCAAAGTATCAGAATGCAGCTAAAGAAATGATTGATGCATTGTATGGAGAACACACAGATTTAAGGGAAATTGAAAGAACT TTGTACAGTGAAGCCGAGAAATGCCTTAAAACTCTGTCAGACAGGTTAGGCGAGAGTGAATACTTCTTTGGTAACAGGCCTTCATCTTTCGATGCTACAGTGTTTGCATACCTGGCCCCTCTAGTAAAGGCACCCTTCCCAAACGCAACACTCGCCAATGTAGTGAAAGGCATTGCAAATCTCTCCAGATTTGTGGCCAGAATCAACCAGAAGAATTTTAGACATGTTACAGATG AATACAACAGACTGAACGCCAAGAAGCAATCAACGGGTACCCAATCGGAGCGTGAGGCAGCCAACTTCCCGAACCAGACTCGCAACAAGATCCTAGCGGCCTTATTCGCGGCGATCGCCATGACAGGCTACGCCGTCGCTAACGGCATGTTCCAG gACTTCAAAGATTACGAAAATTCGCGCGATTACAACGACATGTTTGAGAATGATGAAGATGACAACTGA
- the LOC110376902 gene encoding E3 ubiquitin-protein ligase RNF126 isoform X1, with translation MADALVERRPTARFFCHRCNIEFEDVLQDYTCPYCASGFIEQLENETEGLALSGDDFSDADMSNIDDMSNIDDMSNLDDSDDIHHLSQGTPPMLNDLAFLMSGGRLRGAGRRETLMEQLVWMIGGARAGAGAVTAGAPFVLVGAPGDYVFGGEGLDAVVTQLLGQLENAGPPPLPREQIAALPSVVVTEEQVAANTSCSVCWENFQSGESVSRLECDHIFHANCITPWLQLHATCPICRRSLLPEEAADAAEPAPAPPPTAATDTSASATTTGATTPSTQAPPTDTSASQYRESLSSLTQLLVRRLPRRGLAGWAGLAESSSSSGSMSTASSVTAGGVWAPPSNTNSSTSNSSSSLNSAERERQYNMDIDFD, from the exons ATGGCTGACGCTTTGGTAGAGCGGAGACCTACCGCTCGGTTTTTCTGCCACAGGTGTAACATTGAATTCGAAGATGTTTTGCAG GATTATACATGCCCATACTGCGCAAGTGGTTTCATCGAACAGCTTGAGAATGAGACAGAGGGCCTGGCATTGTCAGGAGACGACTTCAGCGATGCAGACATGAGCAATATTGATGATATGAGCAATATCGATGACATGAGCAACCTGGACGACTCAGACGACATTCACCATTTGTCACAA gGCACCCCTCCAATGTTGAACGATCTAGCATTCCTAATGTCAGGCGGCCGATTACG CGGCGCGGGTCGGCGCGAGACGCTGATGGAGCAGCTGGTGTGGATGATCGGCGGCGCgcgggcgggcgcgggcgcggtgACGGCCGGCGCGCCCTTCGTGCTGGTGGGCGCGCCCGGCGACTACGTGTTTGGCGGTGAAG GTCTCGACGCAGTAGTAACACAATTGCTAGGACAGCTAGAAAATGCAGGGCCTCCGCCCCTACCCCGGGAACAGATAGCAGCCCTGCCTTCAGTCGTCGTCACTGAAGAACAAGTCGCCGCCAACACATCGTGTTCTGTCTGCTGGGAGAACTTTCAGTCTG GCGAGTCAGTATCTCGGTTAGAGTGCGACCACATCTTCCACGCGAACTGCATTACACCGTGGCTGCAGCTACACGCCACGTGTCCCATCTGCCGGCGCTCGCTGCTGCCCGAGGAGGCGGCGGACGCGGCcgagcccgcgcccgcgccgccgcccactGCGGCCACCGACACCAGCGCCAGCGCCACCACCACCGGCGCCACCACGCCCTCCACACAGGCCCCGCCCACCGACACCTCCGCCAGCCAGTACCGTGAGTCCTTAT CGTCGCTGACGCAGCTGCTGGTGCGGCGGCTGCCGCGGCGCGGGCTGGCGGGCTGGGCGGGGCTGGCGGAGTCCAGCAGCTCGTCGGGCAGCATGTCCACGGCGTCGTCGGTGACGGCGGGCGGGGTGTGGGCGCCGCCCTCCAACACCAACTCGTCGACGTCGAACTCGTCGTCGTCGCTGAACTCGGCGGAGCGCGAGCGGCAGTACAACATGGACATCGACTTCGACTAG
- the LOC110376905 gene encoding myotubularin-related protein 10-B, with protein MNEKKLVQNFKSYINVTPLSKGEKNGSLQEVKPKLLNGELVTGAAHSVVLLTPLSEWDRGRFGSLFVTNYKLSFVPLENSTNDEYCQRNFLLGAFDVPLTGVGAVWLTDGGPQRRRRLMPYGDMPGKVKGLQVICKNMKVLTFSFANSPIDNGRKIALALMHHAFPKRHDLLFAFEYREPYYPTLPSDMNMFQRPGDWKRELERCECPHWRITCINGTSDAFMLTAGETLIVPSSVLDYNLMESARHFRSGRVPIWVWGRPEGAALLRSGELLSTEQSATAESVLLEQVRRSHPKLTPPHVLYLCGNSFTNAGGPGILPPLSTLQTSYKKLVELCTPTTLGQFWLQDSQYYSILDASRWLRYVANCIAFADDAATHLANNVTVVLQEGDGVDYSSVVSCLTQLLVDPHFRTISGFQSLIQKEWIALGHPFCDRFGLPRPGNPKESTAKEVTSAQTAPVLLLYLDCVWQLLQQFPAHFQFTETYLTTLWDCAHNHIFDTFLFNCARDRELAVAKNFVQRPVWDWGEQFSEQDKALFYNPLYMGAKPTTTPSQRLSQSSLPNKSATELSRLEPCTSVAGMELWSQCYERWLAPLDSPQSGTIQYHVHNYTALKQIHQLNEKLTSLSILSSRHSNGEESSESQRKPVSRFYPFSVNRSDIVTGNLDAMQVSLIDASQLLDSQSLLNAPD; from the exons ATGAATGAGAAAAAGTTGGTTCAAAACTTCAAGAGTTACATCAATGTAACTCCTCTG agtAAAGGAGAAAAAAATGGTTCACTGCAAGAAGTGAAACCAAAGCTTCTCAATG GCGAGCTGGTGACAGGTGCAGCACACAGCGTGGTACTGCTGACGCCACTCAGCGAGTGGGACCGCGGCCGCTTCGGATCCCTCTTCGTCACCAACTACAAGCTGTCCTTCGTGCCCTTGGAGAACTCAACCAATGAT GAGTACTGCCAACGGAACTTCTTGCTCGGCGCCTTCGACGTGCCGTTGACGGGCGTGGGTGCCGTATGGCTGACGGACGGCGGGCCGCAGCGACGGCGACGGCTGATGCCGTACGGTGACATGCCTGGCAAGGTGAAAGGACTTCAGGTCATATGCAAG AACATGAAGGTGCTAACATTCAGCTTTGCGAACTCCCCGATCGACAACGGCAGGAAAATCGCCCTCGCCCTCATGCACCACGCCTTCCCGAAGCGACACGACCTCCTCTTCGCATTCGAATACAGAGAACCATACTACCCCACTCTCCCCTCAGACATGAACATGTTCCAACGCCCCGGAGACTGGAAGAGGGAACTCGAACGATGCGAATGTCCTCACTGGAGGATAACCTGTATAAATGGGACCTCAGATGCTTTCATGCTGACGGCTGGGGAGACGCTCATAGTACCCAGTTCGGTGTTAGATTATAATTTGATGGAGTCGGCGCGTCACTTCAGGTCGGGGAGAGTGCCTATATGGGTGTGGGGGAGGCCTGAAGGGGCGGCGTTATTGAGGAGTGGAGAGTTACTCAGTACTGAGCAGTCGGCGACGGCGGAAAGCGTATTGTTGGAACAG GTCCGTCGTTCCCACCCGAAGCTAACACCGCCTCACGTATTGTACCTCTGCGGCAACTCGTTCACGAACGCTGGCGGGCCGGGAATATTACCGCCCCTGTCTACACTACAGACTTCCTATAAGAAATTAGTGGAATTGTGCACGCCGACCACGCTTGGACAGTTTTGG TTGCAAGATTCACAATACTACTCGATCCTGGACGCGAGCCGGTGGCTGCGCTACGTGGCCAACTGCATCGCGTTCGCTGACGACGCCGCCACGCATCTCGCTAACAACGTCACTGTTGTCTTACAGGAAG GTGACGGTGTAGATTATTCGTCAGTGGTGTCATGCCTCACACAATTGCTAGTCGACCCACACTTCAGAACAATATCGGGCTTCCAGTCACTCATACAGAAGGAATGGATCGCGTTAGGACACCCGTTCTGTGATCG ATTCGGTCTCCCTCGTCCTGGCAACCCAAAAGAATCTACAGCCAAAGAGGTGACGTCAGCTCAGACTGCCCCCGTGTTACTGTTATACCTGGACTGCGTGTGGCAACTCCTGCAGCAGTTCCCGGCACACTTCCAGTTCACGGAGACCTATCTGACGACCCTGTGGGACTGTGCACACAATCATATATTCGATACCTTCCTGTTTAACTGTGCGAGAGATAGGGAGCTCGCTGTTGCGAAG AACTTCGTGCAGCGGCCGGTGTGGGATTGGGGCGAGCAGTTTTCAGAACAAGACAAGGCGTTGTTCTACAACCCGCTGTACATGGGCGCCAAGCCTACCACTACTCCCTCGCAGAGGCTAT CACAATCTTCGCTACCAAACAAATCAGCGACTGAACTAAGCCGATTAGAACCTTGCACGTCGGTAGCGGGCATGGAGCTATGGTCGCAGTGCTACGAGCGCTGGCTGGCCCCACTCGACTCGCCGCAGTCGGGCACCATACAGTACCACGTGCACAACTACACCGCGCTTAAGCAG ATTCACCAACTAAACGAGAAGCTGACATCCCTATCCATCCTATCAAGCCGGCATTCCAACGGCGAGGAGTCGTCAGAATCCCAGCGGAAGCCGGTGTCCCGGTTCTATCCCTTCAGCGTGAACCGGTCAGACATAGTCACAGGTAACCTGGACGCTATGCAAGTCAGCCTTATAGACGCTAGTCAACTCCTGGACTCACAGTCACTACTTAACGCCCCCGACTAA
- the LOC110376906 gene encoding metaxin-1 isoform X1, translating into MANIELDIWRGEWGLASIDLECLKVLTYMKFIGVPVRVREANNPFFTPKGRLPVMKDGRNLLSNFEEVVEHLKSLHYSTDVHLNTKQAAEASAFTQYLREKLYPAYQYAWWVDEKNYCDLTRPTYAKALCIPFNFYYPSKYQNAAKEMIDALYGEHTDLREIERTLYSEAEKCLKTLSDRLGESEYFFGNRPSSFDATVFAYLAPLVKAPFPNATLANVVKGIANLSRFVARINQKNFRHVTDEYNRLNAKKQSTGTQSEREAANFPNQTRNKILAALFAAIAMTGYAVANGMFQRWASWSWQRTMLLNRFRIAKRHMDKITKLKAAKTTDESKPA; encoded by the exons ATGGCTAATATAGAACTAGATATATGGCGAGGGGAATGGGGACTCGCCTCGATTGATTTAGAATGTTTAAAGgttttg ACCTATATGAAATTTATTGGAGTACCAGTACGAGTTCGAGAAGCGAACAATCCATTTTTTACGCCCAAAGGTCGTCTCCCTGTCATGAAGGACGGCCGCAACTTACTTTCAAATTTCGAGGAAGTTGTTGAGCATTTGAAATCTTTG CATTACAGCACAGATGTGCACCTAAACACAAAGCAAGCTGCAGAAGCCAGTGCATTCACACAATACTTGCGAGAGAAGCTTTACCCAGCATACCAGTATGCCTGGTGGGTGGATGAGAAGAACTACTGTGACCTTACTAGACCGACGTATGCTAAAGCCCTATGTATCCCCTTCAACTTCTACTATCCATCAAAGTATCAGAATGCAGCTAAAGAAATGATTGATGCATTGTATGGAGAACACACAGATTTAAGGGAAATTGAAAGAACT TTGTACAGTGAAGCCGAGAAATGCCTTAAAACTCTGTCAGACAGGTTAGGCGAGAGTGAATACTTCTTTGGTAACAGGCCTTCATCTTTCGATGCTACAGTGTTTGCATACCTGGCCCCTCTAGTAAAGGCACCCTTCCCAAACGCAACACTCGCCAATGTAGTGAAAGGCATTGCAAATCTCTCCAGATTTGTGGCCAGAATCAACCAGAAGAATTTTAGACATGTTACAGATG AATACAACAGACTGAACGCCAAGAAGCAATCAACGGGTACCCAATCGGAGCGTGAGGCAGCCAACTTCCCGAACCAGACTCGCAACAAGATCCTAGCGGCCTTATTCGCGGCGATCGCCATGACAGGCTACGCCGTCGCTAACGGCATGTTCCAG CGCTGGGCATCCTGGAGTTGGCAGAGAACGATGCTGCTGAATCGCTTCCGCATCGCCAAGAGACATATGGATAAAATCACTAAATTAAAAGCTGCCAAAACTACCGACGAATCGAAACctgcttaa
- the LOC110376902 gene encoding E3 ubiquitin-protein ligase RNF126 isoform X3 produces the protein MADALVERRPTARFFCHRCNIEFEDVLQDYTCPYCASGFIEQLENETEGLALSGDDFSDADMSNIDDMSNIDDMSNLDDSDDIHHLSQGTPPMLNDLAFLMSGGRLRGAGRRETLMEQLVWMIGGARAGAGAVTAGAPFVLVGAPGDYVFGGEGLDAVVTQLLGQLENAGPPPLPREQIAALPSVVVTEEQVAANTSCSVCWENFQSGESVSRLECDHIFHANCITPWLQLHATCPICRRSLLPEEAADAAEPAPAPPPTAATDTSASATTTGATTPSTQAPPTDTSASQYPSLTQLLVRRLPRRGLAGWAGLAESSSSSGSMSTASSVTAGGVWAPPSNTNSSTSNSSSSLNSAERERQYNMDIDFD, from the exons ATGGCTGACGCTTTGGTAGAGCGGAGACCTACCGCTCGGTTTTTCTGCCACAGGTGTAACATTGAATTCGAAGATGTTTTGCAG GATTATACATGCCCATACTGCGCAAGTGGTTTCATCGAACAGCTTGAGAATGAGACAGAGGGCCTGGCATTGTCAGGAGACGACTTCAGCGATGCAGACATGAGCAATATTGATGATATGAGCAATATCGATGACATGAGCAACCTGGACGACTCAGACGACATTCACCATTTGTCACAA gGCACCCCTCCAATGTTGAACGATCTAGCATTCCTAATGTCAGGCGGCCGATTACG CGGCGCGGGTCGGCGCGAGACGCTGATGGAGCAGCTGGTGTGGATGATCGGCGGCGCgcgggcgggcgcgggcgcggtgACGGCCGGCGCGCCCTTCGTGCTGGTGGGCGCGCCCGGCGACTACGTGTTTGGCGGTGAAG GTCTCGACGCAGTAGTAACACAATTGCTAGGACAGCTAGAAAATGCAGGGCCTCCGCCCCTACCCCGGGAACAGATAGCAGCCCTGCCTTCAGTCGTCGTCACTGAAGAACAAGTCGCCGCCAACACATCGTGTTCTGTCTGCTGGGAGAACTTTCAGTCTG GCGAGTCAGTATCTCGGTTAGAGTGCGACCACATCTTCCACGCGAACTGCATTACACCGTGGCTGCAGCTACACGCCACGTGTCCCATCTGCCGGCGCTCGCTGCTGCCCGAGGAGGCGGCGGACGCGGCcgagcccgcgcccgcgccgccgcccactGCGGCCACCGACACCAGCGCCAGCGCCACCACCACCGGCGCCACCACGCCCTCCACACAGGCCCCGCCCACCGACACCTCCGCCAGCCAGTACC CGTCGCTGACGCAGCTGCTGGTGCGGCGGCTGCCGCGGCGCGGGCTGGCGGGCTGGGCGGGGCTGGCGGAGTCCAGCAGCTCGTCGGGCAGCATGTCCACGGCGTCGTCGGTGACGGCGGGCGGGGTGTGGGCGCCGCCCTCCAACACCAACTCGTCGACGTCGAACTCGTCGTCGTCGCTGAACTCGGCGGAGCGCGAGCGGCAGTACAACATGGACATCGACTTCGACTAG
- the LOC110376902 gene encoding E3 ubiquitin-protein ligase RNF115 isoform X2: MADALVERRPTARFFCHRCNIEFEDVLQDYTCPYCASGFIEQLENETEGLALSGDDFSDADMSNIDDMSNIDDMSNLDDSDDIHHLSQGTPPMLNDLAFLMSGGRLRGAGRRETLMEQLVWMIGGARAGAGAVTAGAPFVLVGAPGDYVFGGLDAVVTQLLGQLENAGPPPLPREQIAALPSVVVTEEQVAANTSCSVCWENFQSGESVSRLECDHIFHANCITPWLQLHATCPICRRSLLPEEAADAAEPAPAPPPTAATDTSASATTTGATTPSTQAPPTDTSASQYRESLSSLTQLLVRRLPRRGLAGWAGLAESSSSSGSMSTASSVTAGGVWAPPSNTNSSTSNSSSSLNSAERERQYNMDIDFD; this comes from the exons ATGGCTGACGCTTTGGTAGAGCGGAGACCTACCGCTCGGTTTTTCTGCCACAGGTGTAACATTGAATTCGAAGATGTTTTGCAG GATTATACATGCCCATACTGCGCAAGTGGTTTCATCGAACAGCTTGAGAATGAGACAGAGGGCCTGGCATTGTCAGGAGACGACTTCAGCGATGCAGACATGAGCAATATTGATGATATGAGCAATATCGATGACATGAGCAACCTGGACGACTCAGACGACATTCACCATTTGTCACAA gGCACCCCTCCAATGTTGAACGATCTAGCATTCCTAATGTCAGGCGGCCGATTACG CGGCGCGGGTCGGCGCGAGACGCTGATGGAGCAGCTGGTGTGGATGATCGGCGGCGCgcgggcgggcgcgggcgcggtgACGGCCGGCGCGCCCTTCGTGCTGGTGGGCGCGCCCGGCGACTACGTGTTTGGCG GTCTCGACGCAGTAGTAACACAATTGCTAGGACAGCTAGAAAATGCAGGGCCTCCGCCCCTACCCCGGGAACAGATAGCAGCCCTGCCTTCAGTCGTCGTCACTGAAGAACAAGTCGCCGCCAACACATCGTGTTCTGTCTGCTGGGAGAACTTTCAGTCTG GCGAGTCAGTATCTCGGTTAGAGTGCGACCACATCTTCCACGCGAACTGCATTACACCGTGGCTGCAGCTACACGCCACGTGTCCCATCTGCCGGCGCTCGCTGCTGCCCGAGGAGGCGGCGGACGCGGCcgagcccgcgcccgcgccgccgcccactGCGGCCACCGACACCAGCGCCAGCGCCACCACCACCGGCGCCACCACGCCCTCCACACAGGCCCCGCCCACCGACACCTCCGCCAGCCAGTACCGTGAGTCCTTAT CGTCGCTGACGCAGCTGCTGGTGCGGCGGCTGCCGCGGCGCGGGCTGGCGGGCTGGGCGGGGCTGGCGGAGTCCAGCAGCTCGTCGGGCAGCATGTCCACGGCGTCGTCGGTGACGGCGGGCGGGGTGTGGGCGCCGCCCTCCAACACCAACTCGTCGACGTCGAACTCGTCGTCGTCGCTGAACTCGGCGGAGCGCGAGCGGCAGTACAACATGGACATCGACTTCGACTAG